The Azospirillum baldaniorum genome segment GGATCTCGTCGCGGTCGTAGCCGGCGGCGTCGAGCCTTTCCGACTCGTCCACCTTGAAGCCGCGGATGCGCTCCAGCGTCAGGACACGGCGCGCCGTGCGGTCCCAGTCGATGGCCGGCACGTTGAAGGTGGGGTCGTCCTTGAAGTTGTCGCCCAGCTCCGACGCCGCTGCGGCTTCCATCCGCAGCTCCATCTCCAGGCGGGAGGTGCGGGCGAAGGTGTCCACCACCTCGCGCGGGCGCAGCCGCTTCAGCTTGGGCATGACCATGACAGCCAGCTCGGCCAGCCAGTAGAACAGGTCAATGTCCCGCTCGAAGGCGTTCTCGATGCCCGGCCGCAGAACCTTCACCGCGACCTCCCGCCCCTCGGCGGTGACGGCGAAATGCACCTGCGCGATGGAGGCGGCGGCGACCGGCACCTCGTCGAAGCTGCGGAACAGCGTCCCGATGGGGGCGCCCAGCTCCTCCTCGACGATGGCGCGGGCCTGGGCGCCGGGGAAGGGCGGCAGCTTGTCCTGAAGCTCGGCCAGATCCAGCGCCATCCGCTCGCCGACGAGGTCGGAGCGGGTGGACAGCAGCTGCCCCAGCTTGATGTAGGTCGGCCCCAGGTCGGCCAGCGCGCGGGCCAGCCGCTGGCCGACGCGGCCCGGCTCCTTGGCGTTGCCGACCCAGCGCCAGAACAGCGCGAAGCCGGGGGCGGTCTGCGGCAGCGTTTCCGGCAGCGCGTTGTAGCGCGCCAGCGTGCGGCCGATCACGAAGAGGCGGCCAATGTTTCGGGCGGTCCGGAACAGCATCCGGTCAGATCCGCCAGCCGGAATGGATGGCGGCGATGCCACCGGTCAGGTTGCGCACGCGCACCGCGCCGAAGCCCGCCGCCTCGATGCGCTTGACCATGGCCTGCTGCTCGGGGAAGCGGCGGATGCTCTCCGCCAGATAGCGGTAGCTGTCCTCGTCCCCGGCCACCATGCGGCCGAGCCGCGGCAGGACCTGGAAGGAATAGACGTCGTAGATCTCGCGCAGGACCGGAAGGACCACGTGGCTGAACTCCAGGCAGAAGAACTTTCCGCCGGGCTTCAACACGCGGCGCGCCTCGGAAAGCGCGGCGTCGATGCGCGTGACGTTGCGAAGGCCGAACGCAATCGTATAGGCGTCCACCGAACGGGAGGCGATGGGCAGCCTTTCGGCGTCGCCGACCGTCCAGTTCACGCCGGTCAGCAGGTTGCGGTCGTAGGAACGGTCGCGCCCGACTCGGACCATCGACTCGGTGATGTCGCAGACCACGGCCCGGCCGCCGCCGCGCTCCAGGAAGCGGAAGGCGATGTCGCCGGTGCCGCCCGCCACGTCGAGCAGCGTCATGTCGGCGCGCGGCGCCACCATCTCCATCAGCGTGTCCTTCCACAGCCGGTGGATGCCGCCCGACATCAGGTCGTTCATCAGGTCGTAGCGCCCGGCCACGCTGTCGAAGACGGCGCGGACGAGGCCGGACTTGGCGTCGGGATCGACGGGGCGGTAGCCGAACCAGTTCCCTTCGGCCCCGGCGGACACGCCGGTGGCCTGGGCCGGAGCTGCGGGCTGGGACGGGGCGGAGGGGGTGCGCGGATCGGTCATGGCGCGCAACATAGCGCGCGGTCTGGGCTTGCGCCAGCCGGGGCGTTGCCGTGACGCACCCCCGGCGGGCGGTTTTTGCGGGCTTGACCCCGCGTCCCGGCTTCGCCACCGTGCCCGCCGGTGGACGATGGCGGACGGACGGGGGACCATGGCCACGCTGCAGGAAGCCCTGCTGATCGCCTTCGACCTCCAGCGGGAGGGGTGCTTCGCCGAGGCCGATTCGGTCTACGGCCAAATCCTCGACGCCGTTCCCGGCCACCCGCCGGCCCTGCATCTGCGTGGCCTTCTCCTCGCCCAGTGCGGGCGGCTGGAGGAGGGCTGCGCCCTGGTCGAACAGGCCGTCGCCGCCGTCGATGGCCAAGCCGAAGGCCAGCCCGATCTGCACGCCAACCACGCCAACCTGCTGGAGGCGCTGGGCCGCTTCGGCGCGGCGGCGGAGGCGCTGGCCCGCGCCGCCGCCCTCGATCCGGAGCGGGTGGCGCTTCTCAACAATTTCGCGCTGCGCCGGCTGGCCGCCGGCGATCCGGCCGCGGCGGAGCAGGCGCTGCGCGCGGCGGTGGACCTTCAGCCGGGGCTGGCCGATCCGCGCATCAACCGTGCCCAGGCGCTGGACGCGCTGGGACGGACGGACGAGGCGCTGACCCAGCGGCGGATCGCCGCGCTGCTGACGCCGGACGACGCCGGCCTGCTGGGGGCGCTGGCCCTGCGGCCCGATGTGGGCGAAGGGGAGCTGTGCCGTGCCCTGCGGCTCGACCCGGAGCGGGCGGCGCTGTGGAACCGGCTGGGCGCGTGGCGGAAGGACCGCGGCGCGCTGTCCTCCGCCCGCAACGCCTATGAGCGCGGTCTGGCGCTGGCCCCCGCCGACGCCGCGCTGTGGAACAACCGGGCCAATGTGCGGAAGGGGCAGGGTGATCCGGGCGGCGCACGGGACGCCCTGCGGCGGGCGGCGGCGCTCCAGCCGGAGTCGGCGGCCATCCGCAACAATCTCGCCGACGCCCACGCGCTCTGCGGCGACCCGGAGGCGGCGCTGGCCGAGGCGGAGGCGGCGCTCGCCCGCGACCCCGCCCTGGCCGACGCGCGGCTGGCGCGGGCCTCGGCGCTGCTGGCGCTCGGGCGCTTCGCGGAGGGCTGGGACGCCTGGGAGGACCGCTGGACCGCCGAACCCTGGTGCCGCACCGCCGGACGCTTCCCGCAGCCGCTGTGGAGCGGGCAGCCGCTGGGCGGCGGGCGGCTGCTCGTCTGGGGAGAGCAGGGGGTCGGCGACGAGCTGATGTTCGCCACGCTGCTCCCATTGTTGACGCAATCGTCAACGGAAGAGGCGCAATCATCAACAACCACTTTGGCCGGCTGCCTGCTGGAATGCGACGCCCGGCTGGCACCGCTGTTCGCCCGCGCGCTGCCGGGGGTGGAGGTGGTGCCGCGTGGCCCGCGGCCGGACCCGCGCTTGTCCGCCCCGGACATCGCTGCGCAGATCCCCTCGGGCAGCCTGCCGCGCCTGCTGCTGCGCAGCGAGGAGGATTTCCGCCGGCTTCGCCCGATCCTGTCCGCCGATCCGGCGCGGACGCCGGCGGTTCGGCGGAGGTGCGGGCGGCCTCTGGTCGGCATCGCCTGGCACACCACCAACCCGAAATGGGGACGCCTGCGCAACGTGCCGCCGGCCGATCTGGCGCGCGCGCTGCACGCCGCGGGCGCCGACATGGTGGTGCTGCAATACGGCGACTGCGCGGGGGAGGTGGCCGCGCTGGCGGCGGAGGGCATCGCCATCGCGCTGCCGCCCGGGCTGGACCGCAAGGACGACCTGGACGGGCTGGCCGCGCAGATCGCCGCCACCGACCTCGTGGTCACCATCGACAACGCCACCGCCCATCTGGCCGGCGCGCTGGGCCACCCGGTCTGGCTGCTGCTGTCCCATGCGCCGGACTGGCGCTGGCTGGTCGGCCGGGACGACTCCCCCTGGTACCCCTCGGCCCGCCTGTTCCGTCAGCCGGCGGCGGGGGACTGGCGGACGCCGCTGGACGCCGTGACCGACCGGCTGCGCGCGCTTTTCCCATAGCTCTGCTACCCTTCGCGTCCTCCCACCCCTTCACTCCCTCCCACGGCCCGGCACGGAAACATGGCGACAATCGCGGAAGCCCTGGCCATCGCCTTCGACCACCACGAGTCCGGCCGTCTGGCCGAGGCCGAAATCCTCTACGGCCGCATCCTCGACGCCGATCCCCATCAGGCGACCGCTCTGCATCTGCTGGGCGTGCTCTACGGCCAGACGGACCGGCCGAAACTGGCGGCGGCGCTGTTCGTCGGGGCGATCGGGCTGGTTCCCGACAATCCGGGCCTGCGCTACGACCTCGCCCGCGTCCGGCTGATCCTGGAGGACGGGCAGGGGGCGGTGGATGCCCTGCGGCGGACGCTGGCGCTCCAGCCCGACCACGCGGCGGCGCTGTTCCAGCTCGCCCTGGCCTGCCGCGGCGTCGGGCGGCACGACGAGTCGCTGCTGGTGCTGGAACGGCTCCTGACCCTCCAGCCGGACGGCCTGGAGGCGCGCTACCTCGCCGACCGGGCGGTGGAGCGGGAAGGGCGGGAGCTTCTTGATGGAGGGAAGGTCGGGCAGGCGGTGGCGCGGCTCACCCGCCCGGTGGCGGAGGCGGTGGGAGTGCCGCTCCTCTCCGCCCACGCCGCCGCGCTTTACCGCGATGGCCGGGTGGAGGAGGCCGCCCGACTGTTCCGCGGGCTGCTGGCCGCTCGTCCGGCGGAGGCCCTGGCGCTGTGGAACCTGTCGCTGTGCCGGCTCGAGGGGCGCGACGCGGCGGCGGCGGAGCGGCTGGCCCGCCGGGCGCGCGCCCTGGCCCCGCAGGAGGCGGAGGGCCACGCCAAGCTCGGGCTGGCGCTGACCGCCCAGGGGCGGCTGGAGGAGGCGATGACCGCCGGGCGCGCGGCGCTGGTCTGCGATCCGGCGCACGCGCCGTCCCTGTCCAACCTCGGCGCGCTGACCATCCGGATCGGGGAGGATGCGCAGGCCCTGCGGCTGGCCGAGCGGGCGTTGCGGCTGGCCCCGGATCTGGGCGAGGCCCAGGTCGTCCGTGGCGATGCCCTGGTGCATCTCGACCGCCCGCGGGACGCGGAGGAGGCCTTCCGCAGCGCCCTGCGGGTGGCGCCGCAACTGGTCGTCGCCCACTGGAATCTGTCCCATCTGCTGCTGCGGCTGGGCGATTACGCCGCCGGCTGGGCGGAGTACGAGTGGCGCTGGCGGAGCGAGGCCCTGGCCGGGCAGCGCCGCCCCTTCCGTCAGCCGCTCTGGGACGGCACCGATCTGGCGGGGCGGACCATCCTGGTCCATGCGGAGCAAGGGCTGGGCGACACCATCCAGTTCATCCGCTTCCTGGATCATGTGCTGCAGGCCGCCCCGGCGCATGTCCATCTGGAGGCGCACGGCCCTCTCCTGCCGCTGCTGGAGCGCAACACCGATCCGGCGCGGGTGACGGTGATCCCGCGGGCTCCCGACTTTCCGGGCGTAAGCGGCTTGCCCGACACCGACGTCCAGATTCCGCTGATGAGCCTCGCCGGTCTGTTCTGCCCGAGCCTGGAGGCGATCCCCGCCCGTGTGCCCTATCTGCGTCCTGATCCACGGCGCGCCGCCGCCTGGAGCGAGCGGCTGGAGGGCCGGCCGGGGCTGCGGGTCGGGCTGGTCTGGGCGGGCAACCCGTCCTTTCACGGCGATGCGCAGCGCTCGCCCCGGCTGGCCGGGCTGCGGCCAGTGCTGGGCGTGCCGGGCGTGCGCGTCTTCGGGCTTCAGAAGGGGCCGGGGCGGGACGATCTGGAGGGGATGGCCCTGCCACCATCCTTCACCGATCTGGGGCCGGACATCGTCGATTTCGCCGACACCGCGGCGATCATGAGCAACCTCGACCTCGTGATCTCCTCCTGCACCGGTCCGGCCCATCTGGCCGGGGCGCTGGGGGTGCCGGTGTGGGTCGTGCTGCCGCACTCGCCGGATTGGCGTTGGATGATGGGGCGGGAGGACAGCCCCTGGTATCCCACCGCCCGGCTGTTCCGCCAGACCCGGAGCGGCGACTGGTCCGGCCCGGCGGCGGCGATGGCGCGCGCCCTGCGGAGGCTGGTGGACGGTTTGGAGGGCTGAAGGCGCCCCTTGCGTCAACCCGCGCTTCCCACCATCCTCCTTGCCATCATGCCCGAACTTCCCGAAGTCGAAACCGTCTGCCGCGGCCTCGCCCCGCATCTGGAGGGGCGGACTCTGGTCCAGGTGCTCCAGCGCCGCGCCAACCTGCGCGTTCCCTTTCCGGACGGCTTCTGCGAGCGGCTGACCGGCCGCCGCGTCGAGTCGGTGCGCCGCCGCGCCAAGTACATCCTGGTCCATCTCGACGACGGGACGGTGCTGATCGCCCATCTCGGCATGTCGGGCCGCATGATCATCACGCCGGAACGGCCCGCCGCCTGGGGCGCCCACGACCATGTCGTGCTGGAGACCGACGCCGGGACGGTGGTGACCTTCAACGACGCCCGCCGCTTCGGCCTGATGGACCTCG includes the following:
- a CDS encoding tetratricopeptide repeat protein codes for the protein MATLQEALLIAFDLQREGCFAEADSVYGQILDAVPGHPPALHLRGLLLAQCGRLEEGCALVEQAVAAVDGQAEGQPDLHANHANLLEALGRFGAAAEALARAAALDPERVALLNNFALRRLAAGDPAAAEQALRAAVDLQPGLADPRINRAQALDALGRTDEALTQRRIAALLTPDDAGLLGALALRPDVGEGELCRALRLDPERAALWNRLGAWRKDRGALSSARNAYERGLALAPADAALWNNRANVRKGQGDPGGARDALRRAAALQPESAAIRNNLADAHALCGDPEAALAEAEAALARDPALADARLARASALLALGRFAEGWDAWEDRWTAEPWCRTAGRFPQPLWSGQPLGGGRLLVWGEQGVGDELMFATLLPLLTQSSTEEAQSSTTTLAGCLLECDARLAPLFARALPGVEVVPRGPRPDPRLSAPDIAAQIPSGSLPRLLLRSEEDFRRLRPILSADPARTPAVRRRCGRPLVGIAWHTTNPKWGRLRNVPPADLARALHAAGADMVVLQYGDCAGEVAALAAEGIAIALPPGLDRKDDLDGLAAQIAATDLVVTIDNATAHLAGALGHPVWLLLSHAPDWRWLVGRDDSPWYPSARLFRQPAAGDWRTPLDAVTDRLRALFP
- a CDS encoding tetratricopeptide repeat protein, which codes for MATIAEALAIAFDHHESGRLAEAEILYGRILDADPHQATALHLLGVLYGQTDRPKLAAALFVGAIGLVPDNPGLRYDLARVRLILEDGQGAVDALRRTLALQPDHAAALFQLALACRGVGRHDESLLVLERLLTLQPDGLEARYLADRAVEREGRELLDGGKVGQAVARLTRPVAEAVGVPLLSAHAAALYRDGRVEEAARLFRGLLAARPAEALALWNLSLCRLEGRDAAAAERLARRARALAPQEAEGHAKLGLALTAQGRLEEAMTAGRAALVCDPAHAPSLSNLGALTIRIGEDAQALRLAERALRLAPDLGEAQVVRGDALVHLDRPRDAEEAFRSALRVAPQLVVAHWNLSHLLLRLGDYAAGWAEYEWRWRSEALAGQRRPFRQPLWDGTDLAGRTILVHAEQGLGDTIQFIRFLDHVLQAAPAHVHLEAHGPLLPLLERNTDPARVTVIPRAPDFPGVSGLPDTDVQIPLMSLAGLFCPSLEAIPARVPYLRPDPRRAAAWSERLEGRPGLRVGLVWAGNPSFHGDAQRSPRLAGLRPVLGVPGVRVFGLQKGPGRDDLEGMALPPSFTDLGPDIVDFADTAAIMSNLDLVISSCTGPAHLAGALGVPVWVVLPHSPDWRWMMGREDSPWYPTARLFRQTRSGDWSGPAAAMARALRRLVDGLEG
- a CDS encoding class I SAM-dependent methyltransferase, coding for MTDPRTPSAPSQPAAPAQATGVSAGAEGNWFGYRPVDPDAKSGLVRAVFDSVAGRYDLMNDLMSGGIHRLWKDTLMEMVAPRADMTLLDVAGGTGDIAFRFLERGGGRAVVCDITESMVRVGRDRSYDRNLLTGVNWTVGDAERLPIASRSVDAYTIAFGLRNVTRIDAALSEARRVLKPGGKFFCLEFSHVVLPVLREIYDVYSFQVLPRLGRMVAGDEDSYRYLAESIRRFPEQQAMVKRIEAAGFGAVRVRNLTGGIAAIHSGWRI
- the ubiB gene encoding 2-polyprenylphenol 6-hydroxylase produces the protein MLFRTARNIGRLFVIGRTLARYNALPETLPQTAPGFALFWRWVGNAKEPGRVGQRLARALADLGPTYIKLGQLLSTRSDLVGERMALDLAELQDKLPPFPGAQARAIVEEELGAPIGTLFRSFDEVPVAAASIAQVHFAVTAEGREVAVKVLRPGIENAFERDIDLFYWLAELAVMVMPKLKRLRPREVVDTFARTSRLEMELRMEAAAASELGDNFKDDPTFNVPAIDWDRTARRVLTLERIRGFKVDESERLDAAGYDRDEILAKASASFFNQVFRDGFFHADLHPGNLFVTQDGNITAVDFGIMGRLDRATRTYLADMLIGFLTGDYRRVAVVHFEAGYVPRHQSIEVFTQACRAIGEPLQNKPLSEISVGRLLAQLFAVTEQFEMETQPQLLLLQKSMLTAEGVGRILNPDINMWELARPLIEDWMRENRGPEAQILDDLEAVVSTVRRLPRLVNQAERAAAELADGGLRLHPHSIKHMLDRWVERRISERVALWIIVVLLTVIAVRVL